The region AATTCTTTTTAGTTAAAGATCAGAACAGCATTTTATTAGGTTATAGTTCAGTTATTCCATTTATTAAAAGTGCCGGATATATTGATATTGAGACGCTTAATTATTTAAATGAAGAGTGCAAATCAATTAAAGATAAATTGATATACTCTTTTTCAAATCTACCTTTAAGTAAAGTAATCAATAAAGCTTCACTAATTAAAGAAATCGGGAACAATAAAATTATCCACTTCTATCCGGAGGAAAATAAATTTGTTGTTAAGAATGATTTTGTACTTGAAATAGGATTTCCCGGAGCAGATAAAAACAATAAACCGATCTATCATCTTGTTGAAAACAAAAATGATTCAATCTTTGTAATAAAAAAGTATTTTGAAAATGAAAACACAGAACTTCAGTTTTCAGAATCATTAAATAAGTTAAAGATTTTACCCAAGCAAATTACAGAAACCAAGAATATTAACCCTTTCATTAAAGTGATTACCAAGGTTGATTATAGTTCAACTTCTACAACTAAAGTTAACATTGCTGAAAACAGGATTTATGTAACAATTGATAACGGGTTAGTTTATCTTATAGACTTTAATGGAAAGGAGAAATTTGTTTCTGAAATATTTGGTGATATTAAAACAAACCCAGTTCTCTATAGAGATTTGTTTCTTGCTGCAACAGTTGGCGGAGATCTTTATTCACTAAATTCAAACAACGGCGAGGTTATTCAGGTTGCAGGTATTGGTGAAAATATAACATCTGATTTATCGATAATTGATTTAGATAAAACAGTTAAAAGTGTTGTATTCGGCACAGCAAAAGGAAATATACTTTCTTATGATGCTTTCACATTTGAAATTTTATGGAATAAAAAATTGTCTGATAAAGCAATTATATCAAAAGCAGTATATGAAAATGATAAAATAATTTTTATTGATGCTTCATATTCTGTTTATTGTGTTAATTCAAAATCGGGAGTATTAATCTGGAAGTATGTGCAAAAATCATCTGATAATATTGCTTATGATTTTCCGTTAATTATTTCATCTAAGGTTTTCGTTTTGTCGCCTGAAGGAAATGTTATTGCGCTTGATTTGCTGCAAGGTAAAATAGTATGGTCTGCTGATATAAAAACTGATATTAAAAAATTATATATAAATAAAACCAAATCACATATTTTTGCTCTTAACAGTTCGGGGAAGATTTTTGCAGTTTCAACAAATGATGGAAAAGTTGATTACAGCATTGAGTTAAACAAATCCGGTATATTTTCGTTTGAGATTATTGAATCAGATTATGATGTTATTATCGGTTTGTCTGATGGATCAATTTTCAGAATTTCTGGCAATAAAAATATTAAACAAATTATTGAACCGGCATTTACACCAATAACAGGTTTGGCACATCTTAACCAGAATCAGATAGTTGTTAAAACCCTCGACGGTAAACTTAGTATCATAAAAATAATTGAATAATATGAAGTCGCGTTTTAAAGGAATTATTTTTGATGTTGATGGAACACTAACATATACAAATCAACTTATTTTTAATTCATTCAATCATATTACAAAGAAGTATCTCGGCAAAACTTTTTCAGATGAAGAAATAATTGCTCTGTTTGGACCAACTGAAGATGTTATACTTAAAGAAATGTGCAAAGATGAATACGAATCAGCCCGTAGAGATTATTACAAATATTACAAAGACAATCATGCCATTGCAAAATTATATGAAGGGATAGAGCCGTTAATTATCGAAATAAAAAATGCAGGGATACTTCTATCAGTCTATACAGGTAAAGGAAGAACATCTGCTTTGATTACACTTGATGAACTTGGTTTAACAAAATACTTCGATATGATAGTAAGCGGAGATGACGTTAATGATCATAAACCATCACCGGAGGGAATAATTAATTTTTTACAGGAGTTCAAACTTAATCCGAGCGAAGTACTTATGATTGGAGATGCTCCTTCTGACATTATTGCTGCTAAAGAAGCCAAGGTCGAAATAGCATCTGTCCTTTGGGATAGTTATGCAGAAGATGAAGTGAGAAAGTTGAATTCAAAAAATCTTTTCCACTCCGTTGATGAGTTAAGAAATTTTATTTTCAAAAAGTAGGGAACGGTCTTCCGACCGTTCCGATGATTTTAACAGGTTAAAACTTAAACGGATAAATAAATGATACTCTTGGCTCAATTCGCTTCTGTGGTTCAAATCCAATAATTTTATCATCTCCGCCTCTGATTGGAGTATAAGTCCAGCTATAAACAATGGATATCAGTAAATACTCAACCGGTTTGTATCCCACTTCGGTAAACAAATAAGAACGATCATCAAGAGTAAAAAGATCTTTTTCATTTTGAATATTTATTTTATCGTAACCTGCCCGTAATACAAAAGGAACTCCTTCCGGTTCAATTGCACTTCTCAGATTCATAATACCGCTTTTAGGTTCTTTATCCAGGCGCTGATAGCCGCCATAAATATCAAACAAGCCTAAAATTCTTATCAGCAAGTTTCCGTAAAATCCATTTTGATTTTCAGTTATACTGTTTAGTGCTAGTGCTTTGCTTGTAAATGTTCCTTTTGCAGAATCAACTTTAAATCTTTCTATTTCGTGTAGAGAATTAAAATATGCAGGTATATACTTACCATTATTAAATCTTCTTTCTAATTTTGCATTAACATTAACAAGAGTACTAAGATTAAAATCAAACATAACACCTGCTGCAACACCGCTGCCAAATCCAGATATTTTTGAATAATCTGCATATAAAGTAATTTCAGTAACGCTTGAGTTAAGCAGTGGAAGCCCAATATCAAATCCAAGCACACTTACAGCCCCCTTATCTTCGGTAATGTCAAACTTCTTCAACGAATTATTGTAGGTGCCATTTATTATTCCTGCATCTTTATTTAAATCCGAAACGAAAGAAACTCCTGTTTCAAGATTACCTATAATTGGAATATCTGCTGCAGAAGTAAACTGCAATGGTCTTATGTAACCTCTTATTCCAAATACTCCGGCTGGAGAGAACGAACCCATAATTGATTCGAAACCAAACTTTCCGAAATCAATATCAGCAACTAATCCAATCCTTCTGTTATCAAAAGTCGGACTGTTATTGTAATACTGCATAATACTACCGTGTCCCAAAGTATAGTAATCAAGCGCACCGATTTTAATAAAAACTGGATCGTTCTTAATTCCATATCTTATATAACGGATAATACTAAGATAATCTGATGTTTCGTTAAAATTTTCTTTTCTCAACTTCCCTTCCGAATCAAAGTCCAGATTAAGATCCAAACCGATACCAAAGTCAGAAAAAGAAATCTCAGGTCTGAATGCAATCCGGTAATGAGGTTTTCCATCAATCCAGGTAATACCTAAACCGCTATTAATAAAACCTTCATCCGGTTTTGGATAATTATCCCACTGAGCATTAGATTGAACAGAGAGTATTAACATTAATAATAACAGCAATGTTGATTTCATATATTTCTCCATACTTTGATAAATTATTTCTACCTAACAATAACTAACTTTTGAGTAACTGATTCTACTTTATCCTGATTTTTTATAAAAACTTTGTAAATATAAGTACCATTTGCAATAATATCTCCGTCTTCATCCCGTCCATTCCAGAAAATTTTATTAAGATCATAATTTAATTCTGATGAATTACGAACTATCTCTTTAATCATTCTTCCTGCGATAGTGTAAATTTTTATTTTTATTTCCTGCGGTATCTGGCTTAACCTGAACGTAAAATATGTTTCATCAGAAAACGGATTAGGATAGTTATAAACCTGATGAAGTTTGGTTTCAGACGAGACAATAAAATATACTTCACTCGAAGCTGAATCAGCAATGTTACCGCTTAAATCTTTTCCTACTACTCTCAGTAAATAATCACCATCCTCAAGCACAGGTTTGTAATTGACAATAAATTTAGGATTATCCGGACTTGTTGAATAAGAAATATTATTCTGAGTAACTCCGTAATAAACCGGCATTTCATTAAGGTAAATTTTTATAGCAGTAGTATCTGTGATGAGAATAGGAGAATCATCACTGAGTGCAATCTTAATATCCGGTTTGTTAGAAACGAAATCACCATTTAAAACTTCAGTATTATCAAATGTAATTTTAACTGCTGGTGAAATAAGATCTTTTTGAATAAAAAATGATTTTGTGAAGAAGTTATTGTCCTTAAAATATTCTTTAATCTTGTTATCCGGATCTATAAGAATAAAAAATTTCTTATCTGTATCTGAACCATAAGGAGTATAATTAACATCAAACTTCAACTTTCCGCCGGCAGATATCGAAACAGAATTAAATTTATAACTTGTATCTAAAGTATTGTTAGAGTTTAACACATTTACTATTACATCGAAAGAATCTGCTTTAGATTCGCCAACATTATAAACCCAAAAAGTAAGATTAACATTTTCACCAGCAAGCACAGTATCTTTATTAATTCCAACAACCTGATAATTTGTTCCTATTTCTGATAAGCCTGTATAATCAATCCCAAGCGATAAAAGTTCTGGTGAAACTCCTTCAGTATTTGCATTGAAATAAGATTTGATTTTTATTTTTGGATAAATTTCTGAGTCAATGAAATCAAGGTTTGCGCTATTATTTACTAAATTCAAAGCACCAAGAGAATCAATTTGTAAATCAGACTTTATTCCGTAAACAAAATGTTGGATTGCGCTGCCAGTTTGTATTGTTTGCTCAAATTTAGCTGATTGCCAATCAGATGATGGACCAATTTCAACAGTTTCAAGTGTGCCCTCATTTTTAGGAATTACAAAAGTAGTATCAATATAAATAAGTCCATCATATCTTCCTTTTACCTCTTCTATTACTTCTCCGGGAGCAGCGCCTTTCTTACCAATTAATGCCCATGAACCTCTGAAAGAAATCAGATCAATCTTTGTACTCCCCAGAGTTTTAATAGCATTTTTTAATGCGGCAGTAATGTTGTTTGCTGCATCATCTGAAACACCCATTGCCACTATCTTCCCTTCAGGAATTGAATCAATTAGTGAAGCTAATGCTGCCACATTAGCAGGTTGATTAAATAATGAGAACCAGGTTGAAGTATCTACTTCAAAGGTGATATCATCAAAGACAACTATACCTATTCCGGCAAAGAATGTGTTAGATAAAAGATTAATTCCATTTTTAGCTATCACACAAGTTTTGCCAGCTTCAAATCCTGCAGAAGTAACAGAAATATTTATTTCTTCAGGTCCGATTGATAATGTTTGATTCTCATATTCAAGGTCAGTTGTAACTTGATTTGCAAAAGAAACTGAGTCACGAAGTAAAAAATCAGAATCAATTTTATTATAAAATGATTTTATACCAGAATAAGATGAATTTGCATCATCCATTTTATATCTGAGGAAATATCTCCTGTTGTTTTGTAATCCCGATAAATTTAATAGTGTAAAGAATGAATCAGCTGAGATTACATTTTCGAGTGGACTTAGGAAATCTTCAGTTTCAGATATTTGATATCTGATTTGAAAAGAAACTTCACTATTTAATGAAGGACTTAGAATTTTTATACTGTTTAATCCAGGATTTTCTATTCTGTGTTTAACAATATCTCTTAGCTCTGTTGAGTAAACATAAAAATGAAATGTAATATTATTATCATCTTCATATATTTCATTTACTTCATTATTTGGATCGAGATCAACTGTTAAAATATTTTCTCCGGCTAACCCTTTCGTTAAGATCCAAACTGATAAAGTATCTTTGAATCGTGGCAAAGACATTCTGCTGGAAAAACTTTTTTGAATATTACCATTAAAAGAGTGTTTGATACTATAATTAAACAACGAAGTATCTTGAATACCGAAATTATTAATAATTACATTCACTTGAACTGAATCAATCGCATCATTTATAAAATTATTATTAAAAACTATATCTGCTTCTGAAATATTAAGATTTGGTTTATCCGGAATTTTAATCTTTATTATGGGATCACCTAAGAGGGTGTTTGTTAGCGAAAATAATTTAACAACTGAAGATGTACCAATGTAGTTAAACATTTTAATTTTTGACAAAAGATGTGCTGCTCCAACTTCTTTATCAGAGCTATTTATAATAGAGCCATAAAAATAAAATGGCAATGTCAATGAAGTGCTGGTAAACCCTAAGGATGAATTTCCAATATAACCGATTGCCTGACCATCGTTGTTAAATAAAAATCTTTCACCAAATGATAAGATATCAGGTTCTGCAAATTTATTAGTAGAACACCCAAAATCAGTTATCAGGGGATTACGATTGACTTTGTTTTTTAATTGAGTAGTTTCACTAATACTATTATCCCATGTTGCAGTACCGCTATGCCCGATATAGGAGATAAAAACTCCTCCTGCATCAATCTTTTCAGAAATTTGTTCCGGCGTATAAGGACCAAAATCTGTCATAGGTTCAGATGTTTTATAAAAATGAGTATATGAACCAGCTAATGGAGCCGGCTTTACAAAGTTGTTAATCACCTGATCATTTGCTGCTTTTAACTGTGCAATTTCACCCGGTTCATTTGCTCTGCCTCCTGAAAAAAATAAATATTCTTTGTTCCATTCATTATATCTCTGATTAAAATTATTCTGAACCTTACTTAAATAATAATCTAATTCTTCATTTGTATTGATTGGTATTCTACCAACTTTCATTTGTGGAATCGGTAATGTATCCGTATCCCAGATTGCAAGCCAATTATCACTAATCGGATTTCCAAATCCTGGTACAAAATTTCCCCCGCCCTTTACACCATCTGCTTTAAATCTGTATAATTTATAATCATAATTAGCATCTCCGATTATTGTGAGGTACTGAGGTTTTGGAGATTGTTTGTTTTGATAAGTAACCGCATTAAATAATCTTATAGATTCAGGAGTTGGATATCCAAATCCAAATTCATCAAAGATATCCTCTACAGAGACAAGATCTGCAGTTACATTGTAAATTGATGAAATTGAGTTTACATAGTTTTGTGCAGACTGCAAAAACTTTGGATGTGTTATAGCAAGATAATCAGTCTGTTCGTTTTGTGATCTGAGATTTACAAACAGTTTTCTGTAATAGAAAACTGGTTTACCGATTTTTGATACTTCAGTAATGATATAACGATCACCTGCATTTACTGTATCAGTAAATAAAAGCTTACCAGAATTAATTTGATAACTAGTTATTTTTTTAAGAAAAGGCTTAACTTTATATATTTCAAATGTAGATGCGACAGGATTACCTATTGTTATAGTTTTTAAACCACTCGTGACATCATCATCCACAGTAAACAAAAGGAAATCAGAATCAAGTTTCAGATAACGAGGATATTCAACATCATACCAGTCGGGTACAACAGCATTATTTGAGCTTGAATTAGCATGGTTTTTTATAGTTAGAACACTTGGATTGACAGATAATTGATTAGTATTTAACTGACCAGATAATAAAACCTGATCATTTCTATTGATTGATTGTGAATCTAACAATACAGAATTTACTTTTAATGTCAGCTGATGAGCATCAAGAACCCTATCTGAACCGAAGCTAACTGCTTTATAGAAAAATTTTGCTAGTTTATTTGGGACTACATCTATAACATTAAAATTATAATTACGTGTAGTATTACTATAAAACCAAGCTGTTTGTACAAAATACCATGTCTTGTTCCGAAGCCATCCCGGAGTTTGATTTTCAACTTCATCAGTATAACAATTTTGAAATAAAATGTTGTTTTCAACATGCTCAAAATATTTGTAATATTTTAATGAATCTGAAATACCGTTTACATAATCAGTTTGTTCAGGAATTCTTAATCCATTCTGTTTATTCCAGGTTAAAAAGTAAAATGTTGTATCTGAATATCTGTTTAAATATTCATTATACGGCTGATTTGGCTGGTTAATAATACGATGAGATATTTTTGGATAATTAAGTGTACCATAAAATTGAATATAATCGTTATCATTAAACACACTATCTTCCTCACCAAAAACAGTTATTGGCATTTCTACAGAAGATTCAAAAAGTTGAAAAGTAACGGGATTAATTTGTGATACATTAATACCCATCGTTTCTAAATCAGACTTTTTAATTCTTACGAGTTCATCTTTAGCGGTTCCAATCTTAAGATATTCTGAACCATAATTAATCCAATTACCAGTAGTATCAGGTAAAACCAACGGTTGTTTAGCAGTAAAATTTTGAGCAATCTGTGAATTGATGATTAAATCATCCTGAATAGAACTATTATCTGATGTAATAAATGATATGTTGTTAAAATCAACCGGATAATTCAAATCAAATTCAATTCTCAAATCACCGTTTTTTATTCTGTTTATCTGCCTTTTCTCGTAGTCAAATTTGTGAGTGTTTATTCTGACAACTGCACAATAATATTCTCTGTACCATGTATATCCTAAAATCTGGGTTTCTGAATACGAATCAGAAATGATTGCTTGATCAAACTTAATTTTTTCATAAACAATAGTAGAATCATTTATTTTTTTTACTTTAGGCTGAATTTCAGGAATTGTATTTCCAATTATCTCTGTTTGTACATTTTCAAACTTGATAAATGGCTTTGAGAACTGAGGTATGGCAACCAAGAAAGTTTTAGATGGCAGTTTGAAATGCCCGGCTGCATTAACATCTGTATAATCTGGATAGTCCCTTATAATTACCAAATCATTTTTAATATCATTATGAAAAGGTTCATTAAAATCAAGCTTGACAGAAAACCCATTTGAAAAAGTCTCAATATCAGATTGAGCGTAAAAAGAAAATTGAAGCATTAAAGACAATAGAATTACAATAGTTATAGTTTGTTTCATATTATAAATCTGTTTTGTTTATTTGAAACTTGAATTTTATTATTCTAAATATAAATAACGGTATGCCAATAAAATACCGTTTCCAGAGTCGTTTCGGTTCGTATAAAAACCTTACAAACCACTCCAATCCAATCATCCGAATAAATTTTGGTCCTCTTTTTTTATTACCGGCAAAAACTTTTATCCCATCACCAACTGCAATAATGACTTTTGATTTAATTTTCCTTTTATTTTGTGCAATCCACTTTTCTTGTAATCCTGAACCAAGACCAACAATTACAATATCAGAGTTTGATTTATTAATATCGTCAATCACTGAATCTGTATTAAAATTAAATCCTGAGTGAATTCCATTTACCTTTAATTTCGGGTGTTTGTAAGATACCAGTCTTAAAGTATTTAAGGTATCACCAAAAAAAAAGAATGAATAATTATATTCAATTGCATGTGGAATTAACTTTTCATAAAAATCTGAACCGGTAATTCTTTTTAAATCTTTTAATTGAGGATAAAGAAATTTAATTGCAAGAAAAGAACCAATTCCATCAAAATGGATTATGTTAAATTCTTTAATAGAATTATTAAAAGATGTTTCAGACTCATTCAGATTAATTATGTGAGCATTTGCCCCTGTAATAGTCAATGAAAAATTATCATTTATTGCTTTATCAATAGCATTCAATAAATCTTTGTAATCGAGCAGATTGATTTTGCAGGAAATTATAGAAATAGAATTTGAATCATTTAATAACATCTCTGTATACCCGCTCAAATAAAGGTATCGTCTTCTCAGTAGTAAAAGTATCCATTACTTTTCTATATAAATTTTGTACATATTCATTTTTGAGTTTTGGGTTGTCCAAGATTTTTATAATCTTAGTTATCAAATCGTCAATATTTTCCGGCTCAAATAGTAAACCATTTATTTCATGATCAATTAACTCGGGAATACCGTCAACATTGCTTGCTACTACAGGTTTTTTCAT is a window of Ignavibacterium sp. DNA encoding:
- a CDS encoding HAD family hydrolase; translation: MKSRFKGIIFDVDGTLTYTNQLIFNSFNHITKKYLGKTFSDEEIIALFGPTEDVILKEMCKDEYESARRDYYKYYKDNHAIAKLYEGIEPLIIEIKNAGILLSVYTGKGRTSALITLDELGLTKYFDMIVSGDDVNDHKPSPEGIINFLQEFKLNPSEVLMIGDAPSDIIAAKEAKVEIASVLWDSYAEDEVRKLNSKNLFHSVDELRNFIFKK
- a CDS encoding WecB/TagA/CpsF family glycosyltransferase, which codes for MLLNDSNSISIISCKINLLDYKDLLNAIDKAINDNFSLTITGANAHIINLNESETSFNNSIKEFNIIHFDGIGSFLAIKFLYPQLKDLKRITGSDFYEKLIPHAIEYNYSFFFFGDTLNTLRLVSYKHPKLKVNGIHSGFNFNTDSVIDDINKSNSDIVIVGLGSGLQEKWIAQNKRKIKSKVIIAVGDGIKVFAGNKKRGPKFIRMIGLEWFVRFLYEPKRLWKRYFIGIPLFIFRIIKFKFQINKTDL
- a CDS encoding C25 family cysteine peptidase encodes the protein MKQTITIVILLSLMLQFSFYAQSDIETFSNGFSVKLDFNEPFHNDIKNDLVIIRDYPDYTDVNAAGHFKLPSKTFLVAIPQFSKPFIKFENVQTEIIGNTIPEIQPKVKKINDSTIVYEKIKFDQAIISDSYSETQILGYTWYREYYCAVVRINTHKFDYEKRQINRIKNGDLRIEFDLNYPVDFNNISFITSDNSSIQDDLIINSQIAQNFTAKQPLVLPDTTGNWINYGSEYLKIGTAKDELVRIKKSDLETMGINVSQINPVTFQLFESSVEMPITVFGEEDSVFNDNDYIQFYGTLNYPKISHRIINQPNQPYNEYLNRYSDTTFYFLTWNKQNGLRIPEQTDYVNGISDSLKYYKYFEHVENNILFQNCYTDEVENQTPGWLRNKTWYFVQTAWFYSNTTRNYNFNVIDVVPNKLAKFFYKAVSFGSDRVLDAHQLTLKVNSVLLDSQSINRNDQVLLSGQLNTNQLSVNPSVLTIKNHANSSSNNAVVPDWYDVEYPRYLKLDSDFLLFTVDDDVTSGLKTITIGNPVASTFEIYKVKPFLKKITSYQINSGKLLFTDTVNAGDRYIITEVSKIGKPVFYYRKLFVNLRSQNEQTDYLAITHPKFLQSAQNYVNSISSIYNVTADLVSVEDIFDEFGFGYPTPESIRLFNAVTYQNKQSPKPQYLTIIGDANYDYKLYRFKADGVKGGGNFVPGFGNPISDNWLAIWDTDTLPIPQMKVGRIPINTNEELDYYLSKVQNNFNQRYNEWNKEYLFFSGGRANEPGEIAQLKAANDQVINNFVKPAPLAGSYTHFYKTSEPMTDFGPYTPEQISEKIDAGGVFISYIGHSGTATWDNSISETTQLKNKVNRNPLITDFGCSTNKFAEPDILSFGERFLFNNDGQAIGYIGNSSLGFTSTSLTLPFYFYGSIINSSDKEVGAAHLLSKIKMFNYIGTSSVVKLFSLTNTLLGDPIIKIKIPDKPNLNISEADIVFNNNFINDAIDSVQVNVIINNFGIQDTSLFNYSIKHSFNGNIQKSFSSRMSLPRFKDTLSVWILTKGLAGENILTVDLDPNNEVNEIYEDDNNITFHFYVYSTELRDIVKHRIENPGLNSIKILSPSLNSEVSFQIRYQISETEDFLSPLENVISADSFFTLLNLSGLQNNRRYFLRYKMDDANSSYSGIKSFYNKIDSDFLLRDSVSFANQVTTDLEYENQTLSIGPEEINISVTSAGFEAGKTCVIAKNGINLLSNTFFAGIGIVVFDDITFEVDTSTWFSLFNQPANVAALASLIDSIPEGKIVAMGVSDDAANNITAALKNAIKTLGSTKIDLISFRGSWALIGKKGAAPGEVIEEVKGRYDGLIYIDTTFVIPKNEGTLETVEIGPSSDWQSAKFEQTIQTGSAIQHFVYGIKSDLQIDSLGALNLVNNSANLDFIDSEIYPKIKIKSYFNANTEGVSPELLSLGIDYTGLSEIGTNYQVVGINKDTVLAGENVNLTFWVYNVGESKADSFDVIVNVLNSNNTLDTSYKFNSVSISAGGKLKFDVNYTPYGSDTDKKFFILIDPDNKIKEYFKDNNFFTKSFFIQKDLISPAVKITFDNTEVLNGDFVSNKPDIKIALSDDSPILITDTTAIKIYLNEMPVYYGVTQNNISYSTSPDNPKFIVNYKPVLEDGDYLLRVVGKDLSGNIADSASSEVYFIVSSETKLHQVYNYPNPFSDETYFTFRLSQIPQEIKIKIYTIAGRMIKEIVRNSSELNYDLNKIFWNGRDEDGDIIANGTYIYKVFIKNQDKVESVTQKLVIVR
- a CDS encoding PQQ-binding-like beta-propeller repeat protein encodes the protein MITIVKNHLILIDIMHLIVILLLFSALCSPILCQNKKYAIVSNNGLNGKSDRNKIEFLTTLLKKESSTNGIIILGDVVSTHSLDDLGEFQSFISENNFNIKIIPGYNDYSSNILSPYLIKQELNEQFFLVKDQNSILLGYSSVIPFIKSAGYIDIETLNYLNEECKSIKDKLIYSFSNLPLSKVINKASLIKEIGNNKIIHFYPEENKFVVKNDFVLEIGFPGADKNNKPIYHLVENKNDSIFVIKKYFENENTELQFSESLNKLKILPKQITETKNINPFIKVITKVDYSSTSTTKVNIAENRIYVTIDNGLVYLIDFNGKEKFVSEIFGDIKTNPVLYRDLFLAATVGGDLYSLNSNNGEVIQVAGIGENITSDLSIIDLDKTVKSVVFGTAKGNILSYDAFTFEILWNKKLSDKAIISKAVYENDKIIFIDASYSVYCVNSKSGVLIWKYVQKSSDNIAYDFPLIISSKVFVLSPEGNVIALDLLQGKIVWSADIKTDIKKLYINKTKSHIFALNSSGKIFAVSTNDGKVDYSIELNKSGIFSFEIIESDYDVIIGLSDGSIFRISGNKNIKQIIEPAFTPITGLAHLNQNQIVVKTLDGKLSIIKIIE